A window of the Dermacentor variabilis isolate Ectoservices unplaced genomic scaffold, ASM5094787v1 scaffold_12, whole genome shotgun sequence genome harbors these coding sequences:
- the LOC142566118 gene encoding uncharacterized protein LOC142566118 yields MFHTRCGVPAGWIRKVCQRKSGRTAGRYDVYIYSPQGRKFRSRRELTAFLGYIGSGLSISEFNFSAVRRECEAGCSDCARQKCLPDPNEASPREPSAAGDEASTSGVSVTSGISGPLAPIKGHSEEVSARPNVAPSTATAFGKDPDTRDEHTEKAKDVAIDKEMQTGETQVIVAKSDSTSSAVHLLERQPTAGEKMAPEPKDDPGRAIDASRDRPQRPDEANGKPAFENSEPKANPSLAPQQKSFDVKKTSSKEHHRLAKATTSNSKPNAKKKLGLKSKLEARQKNKLNVSSSLFKKFERVPAAKIHSTSEKQQPDAKHEPQPGPSLEGKKEGTPSKLPIELEAKPTVEAKQNSEPKKHPCGALKCDPTVGAQSNSDQVEKSPSTSGQPPVEKKLKTKKKFAPKRKFVEDNVLFTEFHLIKRVPVVKPKGSERK; encoded by the coding sequence ATGTTCCACACCAGGTGCGGCGTTCCTGCGGGATGGATCCGCAAGGTCTGCCAGCGAAAAAGTGGACGCACCGCGGGTAGATATGACGTGTACATCTACAGCCCCCAAGGCCGCAAATTCCGATCAAGACGAGAACTGACAGCGTTTCTCGGTTACATTGGTAGTGGTCTATCAATTTCCGAGTTTAACTTTTCCGCTGTCAGGAGGGAGTGCGAGGCCGGCTGTTCTGATTGTGCGCGCCAGAAATGTCTGCCGGATCCCAACGAGGCATCACCACGGGAGCCTTCAGCAGCAGGTGACGAAGCCTCAACAAGCGGGGTTTCTGTGACGAGTGGGATCAGCGGGCCACTGGCGCCGATCAAGGGGCACTCGGAGGAGGTGAGTGCTAGGCCTAACGTGGCACCATCTACGGCCACCGCGTTCGGAAAGGACCCAGACACTAGGGATGAGCATACCGAGAAAGCCAAGGATGTTGCAATCGACAAGGAGATGCAAACTGGAGAAACTCAGGTTATCGTGGCAAAGTCTGACTCAACTTCGTCAGCGGTTCACCTGCTCGAGCGGCAGCCCACAGCTGGGGAAAAGATGGCGCCTGAGCCGAAAGACGATCCCGGTCGCGCGATCGATGCGTCTCGTGACCGACCACAGCGGCCAGACGAAGCTAACGGGAAGCCGGCCTTTGAGAACTCTGAACCGAAGGCGAATCCAAGTCTGGCGCCTCAGCAGAAGAGTTTCGATGTCAAGAAGACATCGTCGAAAGAACATCACCGGCTTGCAAAGGCGACTACTTCCAACTCAAAGCCGAACGCCAAGAAGAAGCTTGGGCTGAAGAGCAAGCTGGAAGCAAGGCAGAAGAATAAGCTCAACGTGAGTAGTTCATTGTTCAAGAAATTTGAACGGGTCCCGGCAGCCAAAATACATTCGACCTCCGAGAAGCAGCAACCTGACGCAAAGCACGAGCCCCAACCAGGCCCGTCGCTAGAGGGTAAGAAGGAAGGCACGCCTTCCAAACTCCCCATCGAGCTTGAGGCAAAGCCGACAGTTGAGGCGAAGCAGAACTCCGAGCCCAAGAAACACCCATGTGGTGCGCTCAAGTGTGACCCCACCGTAGGTGCACAATCGAATTCAGATCAGGTCGAAAAATCTCCCTCAACCAGTGGTCAACCGCCTGTTGAAAAAAAGCTCAAGACGAAGAAAAAGTTTGCGCCGAAGCGTAAATTCGTAGAGGACAACGTGCTGTTCACGGAGTTCCACCTCATCAAGCGTGTGCCTGTAGTTAAGCCGAAAGGTAGCGAGCGAAAGTGA